A portion of the Meriones unguiculatus strain TT.TT164.6M chromosome 11, Bangor_MerUng_6.1, whole genome shotgun sequence genome contains these proteins:
- the Prss27 gene encoding serine protease 27 — MRQPHIPALLRLLLLPLLLRSGAEGARALRACGRPRMFNRMVGGEDALEGEWPWQVSIQRHGVHFCGGSLIAPTWVLTAAHCFSNTSDISIYQVLLGALQLEQPGPHALHVPVKRVESNPQYQGMASSADVALVELQVPVTFTSYILPVCVPDPSIIFESGMNCWVTGWGSPSEQDQLPNPRTLQKLAVPIIDTPKCNLLYSKDAESDFQLKTIKDDMLCAGFAEGKKDACKGDSGGPLVCLVDQSWVQAGVISWGEGCARQNRPGVYIRVTSHHKWIHQIIPDLQFQGKASRQQQQRGPRGWQRQVGSSANCLAAHAVLMVLVALLTSL; from the exons ATGAGGCAGCCCCACATCCCTGCCCTGCTGaggttgctgctgctgcccctgctgctgagGTCTG GGGCCGAAGGGGCCAGGGCTCTAAGAG CCTGTGGGCGCCCAAGGATGTTCAACCGGATGGTGGGCGGGGAAGATGCCTTAGAAGGCGAGTGGCCCTGGCAGGTCAGCATCCAGCGCCACGGGGTCCACTTCTGTGGAGGCAGCCTCATCGCGCCGACCTGGGTCCTCACCGCTGCACACTGCTTCTCCAA CACTTCAGACATATCCATATACCAAGTCCTGCTGGGAGCACTGCAGCTGGAGCAGCCGGGACCGCACGCCCTGCATGTCCCTGTGAAGCGTGTGGAAAGCAATCCCCAGTACCAAGGCATGGCCTCCAGTGCCGACGTGGCTCTCGTGGAGCTGCAGGTGCCCGTGACCTTCACCAGTTACatccttcctgtgtgtgtgcctgaccCTTCCATCATCTTTGAGTCCGGCATGAACTGCTGGGTCACTGGCTGGGGCAGCCCCAGCGAACAAG ACCAACTACCCAACCCACGGACCCTGCAGAAACTTGCTGTGCCTATAATTGATACACCCAAGTGCAACCTGTTGTATAGCAAAGATGCTGAGTCTGATTTCCAGCTCAAGACCATCAAGGATGACATGCTCTGTGCAGGCTTTGCAGAGGGCAAGAAGGACGCCTGTAAG GGTGACTCTGGAGGCCCGCTGGTGTGCCTTGTGGACCAGTCATGGGTGCAGGCTGGGGTGATCAGCTGGGGGGAGGGCTGTGCCCGCCAGAACCGCCCAGGTGTCTACATCCGCGTCACTTCGCATCACAAATGGATTCACCAGATCATTCCAGACTTGCAGTTTCAGGGGAAGgccagcaggcagcagcagcaaaggGGCCCCCGAGGTTGGCAGCGTCAGGTGGGGAGCTCCGCCAACTGCCTGGCTGCCCACGCAGTCCTGATGGTCCTGGTGGCACTGCTCACTAGCCTCTGA